The Halichondria panicea chromosome 6, odHalPani1.1, whole genome shotgun sequence genomic sequence TAGAGATGGAAGTTTATCTCCACAGCACAGCAATAGCTCTTTTGATCCACTTGAAGATGAACCAACCACACCACGAACCACACCACAAAGCCGGTTTTCCACAGGAGCAGGTGCTAGTGCAAGTGATGGAAGTATAATGGCCTTACTACAAAATCAGCAAAGCATTCTACAACAAGTTCTACAAGGCCAAATAAACCTGGAGAATCAGCAGTCGCAACTTCAACAGAGGCTTGATGAAGTAGAGAAATGGAGGACAGAATCTCAGACACCTCTAAGCTCAAGCTCACCTGACAGCAGCAGTGGGAAGAGGAAAAGAGTAGTTACCAGAGAATTAACGGTACGTCTTCTGTGCATTTTCAAGTCACTTTAAGATTACTTAATAACTATCAGGTGAAGGTCTCTACTGTTCATGCAAATATAGACAAGCAGTTTGTTGCGTCTCAAATGTAAGTTGTGTTAACAATTACAAATGAGCAAATTTTGACACTGATTACATTTTTTAGGTTCTCTTCTACTGAAAACAAGCTCGTGCATACAGCAATTATCAAAGAGATATTGCAGCAACCTGATTGCAAATTTTCAGAGAAGGAAATCAAAGGTAAGTTTTTTAGCTAGTAGGCATATCTTACTTTTAAGCTTATAGTGGCAGTGAAGCGATGTTTTGAGAACCTCCGACGTCAACACCTACAGCAGCAAGATGGGAAGGAGGAATTTGCTGAGGAGCAGTCCAAGCGAAGAAAATATCGTTCTCGACGCGAGAGGGTAAGATTTGTGTAATATATTGGACGGTAACAGTTATGGTGATTGTACGTGTAGAAATTCCAGAGGAGGGCCAATGTGGTTACTCCCAGAGAAATGGAACGATATTGGCGCCATCTTAATTTAGGTTTTATGACAGAGGAATCGGATGACCCAGAAAACCCCAATGGAATAGTAGAACACCGACTACTGTGGCGTTCTCAGAGTAAGTTAGTGTTCATGCagttacataataattatttacaaaaATTACAGAACTTGATGAATTTATGGAGCATCTGGATGGTAGGCAAGAACAAAAGTCTATGCCTGCTGGACTGGTCGCCAAAAAAGTTAGGCGATACGGTGAGCCTTCCAAGACTCATCCTCCGGCCGATGCTCCAAAATGGGCTGTACGGACTGTAAGGAATCCAGGTACGAAAACTCATGTTAGTGCATGCTTATCATGTTAGtgcttataattttatgtgcatacatgcatgcaagagtatatgatagagaaaGAGTATGGAACGtatgcatactgtacatcagatgtatgcggagagtaacgtgactttctgtatctgtcacaagcttggaatttgcatactgaccaatccaagtgtgggtgatgtaatctgatagattacatcacccacgctgtTCGATACTGTCTTCTCTATCATAATATACTTTGATGCAtgggtataataataacatttCCTAGCTACTAATAACGGCACTTCTATTTCAGGAGATGATTCTGTTGAGTCTACACCTGAGGCTGCAGGAACTCTTCAATGGTGAGACAGTACAATTATTTAGTTAGCTGTTCTTAACTAACATTGACATTGTTTCCATTGCTACAGATTCACTCGGCCAAAAATCGAATTGTTATAATGTTGAAACTGTTGAACATTTCATGATTgaactcataataattatacgatgaTCATAATAACTAATACTTAGAGTTTACAACACATTATTTAAAATTAAAAACTTGTGGTCTACATCATAATTTCCAGGAGATTACACTTAGTGTACAACAGGTGTACAAAAGGGAAACTtgacatgcacataattgtaAACCATGTTGTTAAATCTTGGTTCATTTACAACAGTATACAACTCTAAAACCTGGAGTGCACAGAGCTGTAAACTTCAGTGTAAACTGTAGTTTACTGTGTGGTTTCCATCTTGTAAATCATTGTTTCTGGAGCAGTGAACACTTTCTCATTATGGAGTGACGCGCTGTTAGAGGTGGTAACATCCCTAAGCATGCATTCAATGCACCATGCAGCCAAGCGCATGCCGACGCATCATTGATGGCAGCGTCCTCAGCAATGTAGCTGTTTCTGAACAGTTGAACGCATTCAATTTTTAAGCTCGATACCAACCCCGAGAAAATGACTCCTTCAATATGAGGCAAATCGCTATTTCACTAAGGGCACGGTCTAAGTACTAATCAGTCGATACCCATAGCTTCCCTGTAGGTGTCACTGGCAAAGGACCTACTAAATCCATCTAACTGATACCATGCTTCGGATGCTTCGGATGGAGGGTGGCATTCGTTTTACGTAGCTTGCGTTGACACCTGGATGTACAAGTACAAGTTAATAGTGCATGAGATAGCACTTATATATACCCTGTTATCAGGCAATAAAACTTACATAGTCGCAGGTTTGCTTGTACATATCtggcacataattatctggCCAGTAGTAACGCTCGGTCAATTGGCACATTGTCTTGTCTCTCCCTAAGATCTGTATCAGTTTTCAATCTGTATCAGTTTTCAATGACCGTTTCACTATCTTCTTGCCGTGCCCACCGATATAGTGAAGCTTTCCACCTAACAGCACGAAAAACTTGACTCTCTTTCGAAGGCTGTTCTTTTGTTTTTTATCAGCGTCACTGGGATCTCAGgtacattaaggactgggaccagcaattattgttgattcagcgaaaacgaagctccgcccacgatttttactatcaattgtgcagtaaaaatgGAGTTTTACTGCTCTAATCTTTAGCTCAAATTCCGGAGCGTCAAACCTTAGTTTAAGTGTTTACTTTTTAGTGCAGTAGTTAGTTCAAAGCTATATGCAGGCACTACCGTTAGCGCCTAACAGTGGGATCAATGaaaagtaagttattagccttTACATGCAAAATATTAAGCTTAAAAAGTACTTTATTTAGAAAATCTCACCTTTAGCTGATCCCACTGTTAGGCGCTAACGGTAGTGCCTGCATATAGCTTTGAACTAACTACTGCACTAAAAAGTAAACACTTAAACTAAGGTTTGACGCTCCGGAATTTGAGCTAAAGATTAGAGCAGTAAAACTCcatttttactgcacaattgatagtaaaaatcgtgggcggagcttcgttttcgctgaatcaacaataattgctggtcccagtTCTTAATGTACCTGAGATAGGTACCAGCTAGTCAAAGCACTGTCAATCCCAACAGCATTTGCATCACCACTTTCATTGGGTGCACCTTCTTGGTATCTTCCATAGTGTCATTGGGTGCACTTGTTCAGTATCGTGTCATTGGGTGCACCTTCTTGGATTACAGCTTGTTCGTGTCATTGGGTGCACCTTCTTGCTTGTTCAGTATCTTCCATAGTGTCATTGAGTGCACCTTCTTGGATTGCAGCTTGTTCAGTATCTTCACCTTTTTGGATAGCAGCTTGTTCAGTATCTTTCTATAGATTGACTATTGAAAATAGATCTAGGTGGCTAAATTGTCCAGCTGTAAGATCAAGAAGACCTAGCGCTGGATTTTATGGGGGTCCTCAAAACCCGTGAATCTGGCACCTGGGGGTCCCCTGCTTTTGGGGGTGGGAAATCTGGGGGTGCCCATTTCACTTCTACACCGGTAATGAATATGAACACATTCGTACATCATATACACAAATGTTGTCAACCAAATAACAATTTGACTATGTTCTGTGTCACAACAGCACACAGctattgtacaatgtatgttgttattattatatactataTTTACTATTCTATATTCTATATTTACGAGTTCAAGCAAAGACAATTGAAAAATAGTTTGTACTAATAACATAACACAAATTCACTCTAGACTCCTACTATTGTCAAATTTATTTACGTAACAACGTTATACTGTCAGTCACGAGTTGTCACAGAAACaaatatagcataattattatagtcatttcatatacatacacaaataattacattCAAATTCAAGTGCATCACTCCAGTTCAAACAGTTCTCCAGTTCAAACAGTTACTCTTCAGCAAACCTAGTGATACCAGTTGCGTTTCGTCTTCTTAGATGGAACAGCGAGGCACGATTAAATTTGTGCTCTCTCTAACATGAGAGTTTGTTCTACTGCCACAAAGAACTGTTGAACGATGTCTAAACCGTATGTAACCAAGTGACTATATATGAGTTATtgttattacccgaggccgtgccgcggccagcgggtatagtagtctgttggtttgtttgtctgtttgtttgtttgtcacgagaatctctactcacctggatgccatagcgctgcgtttgcatcatggatagcc encodes the following:
- the LOC135337325 gene encoding uncharacterized protein LOC135337325; this translates as MQRRGPSTGTQSFYSSSRRPNAAQSLVCGTPRGRSQPQRRALQPIQANADHPTPGYLPGMSLSDLASSMVRDGSLSPQHSNSSFDPLEDEPTTPRTTPQSRFSTGAGASASDGSIMALLQNQQSILQQVLQGQINLENQQSQLQQRLDEVEKWRTESQTPLSSSSPDSSSGKRKRVVTRELTVKVSTVHANIDKQFVASQMFSSTENKLVHTAIIKEILQQPDCKFSEKEIKVAVKRCFENLRRQHLQQQDGKEEFAEEQSKRRKYRSRRERKFQRRANVVTPREMERYWRHLNLGFMTEESDDPENPNGIVEHRLLWRSQKLDEFMEHLDGRQEQKSMPAGLVAKKVRRYGEPSKTHPPADAPKWAVRTVRNPGDDSVESTPEAAGTLQ